One segment of Alistipes finegoldii DSM 17242 DNA contains the following:
- a CDS encoding SusC/RagA family TonB-linked outer membrane protein: MKKIFSTQIMGGGNLHRTPAAGVSRSVRSYALALCMAFAIAAVPVQAQVKNITLKASNTPVSTVMQQIEEQSGYTFFYNTKDIPLDRNVTLSVANKDIRAALDELFRNTNVSYSIDNKSIILSARGGAQPQQASQITGRIVDKNGVPVIGATIMISGTTQGTTSGVDGTFALQSNVSPAGMILDVSFIGYKPQRISVNNRTSLSVTLEEDDQQIEAVVVTALGIKRQERAVSYNVQKISDEVFLTRDANMVNSLAGKIAGVTINASAAGVGGETKVVMRGSKSIAGSNNALYVLDGIPLPSLSLTNPGDEFTIMRENNLTGDGISNFNPDDIASMAALTGPSAAALYGSQAANGVLMLTTRSGEEGVSVNYSNNTTFMSPFLTPAFQNTYGAKDGYYASWGSKLVTKQSWTPTDFYQTGYNTSNSVGLSFGGKKSQTYVSAGVVTAEGIIPNNEYNRYNFTANHSSSFLDERMHLSVLGMYMNVNEQNMLSSGQYYNPMIPVYLMSPSDDIRKYAVYERYNASRNFPVQYWPWGSQSLQMQNPYWITNRNMFNTGKDRFLFGASLKYDVTDWLDITGRARIDYTHITAEQKNYASTLGLFAGDKGRYYNNTYTTSQRYADVLANVHKTFADGAFSLNATLGASIEDYKHRAILLGGDLTGVPNLFTLANMTTNKSQAKETINDQTQSLFATLQLGYKNMVFLDVTARNDWVTALANTSKTSMFYPSVGLSAVLTDIFKVDSRVLSFAKIRASYAEVGNAPMRWITIPTYPVSDGTPQTSTYLTSDDFKPERTKSWEVGADVRLWGNKLILNATYYSSRTYNQVFNPDISSTSTYSSLYVNAGRVDNKGVEVSAELNQNLDPVKWSSNLVYSRNRNKVVDMLDSYKLSNGTVISQDSMVMGGTTGVKMVLREGGQIGDIYVNTLKTDEHGAIWVSPTGSNVAPAKDTWIYAGNSNPSYTLSWRNEFNWKGLSLGFMFNARVGGVGVSLTQAAMDYFGVSERTATDRLNGGALVNGQRIPAENYYQTIGGNGADAIGACYVYSMTNVRLGELTLGYDIPVQKWCKWIKGLNVSFIGRNLWMLYCKAPFDPETVAGTGTFSSGIDYFMQPSTRNLGFSVKVTF; encoded by the coding sequence ATGAAAAAAATCTTTTCCACCCAAATTATGGGGGGGGGAAATTTACACCGTACCCCGGCAGCCGGAGTCAGCCGCTCGGTCCGGTCGTATGCACTGGCGTTGTGCATGGCGTTCGCAATCGCCGCCGTCCCCGTACAGGCTCAGGTAAAAAACATCACGCTCAAGGCTTCGAACACCCCCGTTTCGACGGTGATGCAGCAGATCGAGGAGCAGAGCGGCTACACCTTCTTCTACAACACCAAGGATATTCCGCTCGACCGGAACGTCACCCTTTCGGTCGCGAACAAGGACATCCGCGCCGCACTCGACGAACTGTTCCGCAACACCAACGTCAGCTATTCGATCGACAACAAGAGCATCATCCTCTCGGCCCGCGGGGGCGCGCAGCCGCAGCAGGCCAGCCAGATCACCGGCAGGATCGTCGATAAGAACGGCGTGCCCGTCATCGGCGCCACGATCATGATTTCGGGCACCACGCAGGGCACGACCTCCGGCGTCGACGGAACGTTCGCACTCCAGTCCAACGTCTCGCCGGCCGGCATGATCCTCGACGTTTCGTTCATCGGCTACAAGCCGCAGCGCATCTCGGTGAACAACCGCACGTCGCTCTCCGTCACGCTCGAAGAGGACGACCAGCAGATCGAAGCGGTCGTGGTGACGGCGCTGGGCATCAAACGGCAGGAGCGCGCCGTATCCTACAACGTGCAGAAGATATCGGACGAAGTATTCCTGACGCGCGACGCCAATATGGTCAACAGCCTCGCGGGCAAGATCGCCGGCGTAACCATCAACGCCAGCGCCGCAGGCGTCGGCGGCGAAACGAAGGTCGTGATGCGCGGTTCGAAATCCATCGCCGGCAGCAACAACGCCCTTTACGTGCTCGACGGCATTCCGCTGCCGTCGCTCTCGCTGACCAACCCCGGCGACGAGTTCACCATCATGCGCGAGAACAACCTCACGGGCGACGGCATCTCCAACTTCAATCCCGACGACATCGCGTCGATGGCCGCGCTGACCGGCCCTTCGGCCGCCGCGCTTTACGGTTCGCAGGCTGCCAACGGCGTGCTGATGCTCACCACACGCAGCGGAGAAGAGGGCGTCTCGGTCAATTACAGCAACAACACGACCTTCATGTCGCCGTTCCTAACCCCGGCCTTCCAGAACACCTACGGAGCCAAGGACGGTTATTACGCTTCGTGGGGTTCGAAGCTCGTCACCAAGCAGTCGTGGACGCCGACCGACTTCTACCAGACGGGATACAACACTTCGAACTCGGTGGGACTCTCCTTCGGCGGTAAGAAGAGCCAGACCTATGTTTCGGCGGGCGTGGTGACGGCCGAGGGCATCATTCCGAACAACGAATACAACCGTTACAACTTCACGGCCAACCACAGCTCGTCGTTCCTCGACGAGCGCATGCACCTGAGCGTGCTGGGCATGTACATGAACGTCAATGAGCAGAACATGCTCTCGTCGGGCCAGTACTACAACCCGATGATACCGGTTTACCTCATGTCGCCGAGCGACGACATCCGCAAATACGCCGTCTACGAGCGTTACAACGCTTCGCGCAACTTCCCGGTGCAGTACTGGCCGTGGGGATCGCAGAGCCTGCAGATGCAGAACCCCTACTGGATCACCAACCGCAACATGTTCAACACGGGCAAGGACCGTTTCCTGTTCGGCGCCTCGCTCAAATACGACGTGACCGACTGGCTCGACATCACGGGACGCGCCCGCATCGACTACACGCACATCACGGCCGAGCAGAAGAACTACGCTTCGACGCTGGGACTCTTCGCCGGCGACAAGGGCCGCTATTACAACAACACCTACACCACCTCGCAACGTTACGCCGACGTGCTGGCCAACGTCCACAAGACCTTCGCCGACGGAGCGTTCTCGCTCAACGCCACCCTCGGCGCCTCGATCGAGGACTACAAGCACCGCGCGATACTGCTCGGCGGCGACCTGACGGGCGTGCCCAACCTCTTCACGCTGGCCAACATGACCACCAACAAGAGTCAGGCGAAGGAGACCATCAACGACCAGACGCAGTCGCTTTTCGCCACACTGCAGCTGGGTTATAAGAATATGGTATTCCTCGACGTGACGGCGCGCAACGACTGGGTGACGGCGCTGGCCAATACCTCCAAGACGTCGATGTTCTACCCGTCGGTAGGTCTTTCGGCCGTGCTGACCGACATCTTCAAGGTCGATTCGCGCGTACTGTCGTTCGCCAAGATCCGCGCATCGTACGCCGAAGTGGGCAACGCCCCGATGCGCTGGATCACCATTCCGACCTACCCCGTATCGGACGGCACGCCGCAGACATCGACCTACCTCACCTCGGACGACTTCAAACCCGAACGCACCAAATCGTGGGAGGTCGGCGCCGACGTCCGTCTGTGGGGCAACAAGCTCATACTCAACGCAACCTACTACAGTTCGCGCACCTACAATCAGGTTTTCAACCCCGACATCTCATCGACATCGACCTACAGCAGCCTCTACGTCAACGCCGGCCGCGTGGACAACAAGGGCGTCGAGGTGTCGGCCGAGCTGAACCAGAACCTCGATCCCGTGAAGTGGTCTTCGAACCTCGTCTACTCGCGCAACCGCAACAAGGTGGTCGACATGCTCGACTCCTACAAACTGTCGAACGGCACGGTGATTTCGCAGGATTCGATGGTCATGGGCGGTACGACGGGCGTCAAGATGGTGCTGCGCGAAGGCGGCCAGATCGGCGACATCTACGTCAATACGCTCAAGACCGACGAGCACGGCGCAATCTGGGTATCGCCCACCGGCAGCAACGTCGCCCCGGCCAAGGACACATGGATATACGCCGGCAACAGCAATCCGAGCTACACGCTTTCGTGGCGCAACGAATTCAACTGGAAAGGTCTCTCGCTGGGCTTCATGTTCAACGCCCGCGTAGGCGGCGTAGGCGTATCGCTCACGCAGGCCGCGATGGACTACTTCGGCGTCTCGGAACGCACGGCCACGGACCGTCTGAACGGCGGCGCGCTCGTAAACGGCCAGCGCATTCCGGCCGAAAACTACTACCAGACCATCGGCGGCAACGGTGCCGACGCCATCGGCGCCTGCTATGTCTACTCGATGACCAACGTCCGGCTGGGCGAGCTGACCCTCGGCTACGACATCCCCGTCCAGAAGTGGTGCAAGTGGATCAAGGGACTCAACGTCTCGTTCATCGGCCGCAACCTCTGGATGCTCTACTGCAAAGCGCCGTTCGATCCCGAAACGGTCGCCGGTACGGGCACCTTCTCCTCCGGCATCGACTACTTCATGCAGCCGAGTACGCGCAACCTCGGATTCTCGGTAAAAGTGACCTTCTAA
- a CDS encoding SusD/RagB family nutrient-binding outer membrane lipoprotein: MKKANGIKLLTLAGLMATAACTGDFLNKNTNPDQATDEMLSWDNLSTGSAFAQMTKNVIPSFQLVGDKEYGSANYQVIEDLAGNIFAGYTGVINTSFTGNNLYNVTGKDWYNAMFNDAYTRVISAWNQLDPQRGEFPEVVALADIVKVAAMHRVTDTYGPIPYLNISSGDINKAYDPQQAVYKRFFEELDAAITTLTAFYEAQPGTKLLEAYDNVFSGNVSGWIKFANTLRLRLAMRVVYADAALAQEQAAAAIGNPVGLMTGAADLAELHKPATGSWEYPLYMIQYNFDDSRIGATIEAYMNGYQDPRRGKYFVATAKGEYHGVRTGITPTSSYADSEDLSRVNCTNNDNIMWMTPAEAWFLRAEYELRWGSESDAATYYAEGIRTSFSTLGASGAEDYIADKELTPGSYTDMVTGGNSNQSPLASIPICWKAGSNFETHLEQIITQKYLAMFPEGQEAWSEFRRTGYPRILPVLVNNSGGKISTSKQIRRLNYPSTEYSTNAEAVATATHTLNSESSNPTGDNGGTSVWWDKNPRL, encoded by the coding sequence ATGAAAAAAGCTAACGGCATAAAACTCCTGACGCTGGCCGGTCTTATGGCGACCGCGGCCTGCACGGGCGATTTTCTGAATAAAAACACCAACCCCGACCAAGCGACCGACGAGATGCTGTCGTGGGACAACCTCTCGACGGGTTCGGCCTTCGCGCAGATGACCAAGAACGTCATCCCCTCCTTCCAGCTGGTCGGCGACAAGGAGTACGGCAGCGCCAACTATCAAGTCATCGAGGACCTCGCGGGCAACATCTTCGCCGGCTACACCGGAGTCATCAACACCAGCTTCACGGGCAACAACCTCTACAACGTCACGGGCAAGGACTGGTACAACGCCATGTTCAACGACGCCTACACCCGCGTCATCAGCGCATGGAACCAGCTCGATCCCCAGCGCGGCGAATTCCCCGAAGTGGTCGCCCTCGCCGACATCGTGAAGGTCGCCGCGATGCACCGCGTAACCGATACCTACGGTCCCATCCCCTACCTCAACATCAGCAGCGGGGACATCAACAAGGCCTACGATCCGCAGCAGGCGGTTTACAAACGCTTCTTCGAGGAGCTGGACGCCGCCATCACGACGCTGACCGCGTTTTACGAGGCACAACCCGGCACCAAACTGCTGGAGGCTTACGACAACGTCTTTTCGGGCAACGTGAGCGGCTGGATCAAATTCGCCAATACGCTGCGCCTGCGTCTGGCCATGCGCGTGGTCTATGCCGACGCGGCGCTGGCCCAAGAGCAGGCCGCAGCCGCCATCGGCAATCCGGTCGGCCTGATGACCGGCGCCGCCGACCTCGCGGAGCTGCACAAACCCGCCACCGGTTCGTGGGAATACCCGCTTTACATGATCCAGTACAATTTCGACGACTCGCGCATCGGCGCCACGATCGAAGCCTACATGAACGGCTATCAGGACCCGCGCCGCGGCAAGTACTTCGTGGCGACGGCCAAGGGCGAGTACCACGGCGTACGCACCGGCATCACGCCGACTTCGTCCTATGCCGATTCGGAAGACCTTTCGCGCGTAAACTGCACCAACAACGACAACATTATGTGGATGACGCCCGCCGAAGCATGGTTCCTGCGTGCCGAATACGAGTTGCGCTGGGGTTCCGAGTCGGACGCGGCAACCTATTACGCCGAAGGTATCCGCACTTCGTTCTCGACGCTCGGCGCCAGCGGAGCCGAAGACTACATCGCCGACAAGGAGCTGACGCCCGGCAGTTATACCGACATGGTCACCGGCGGCAACTCGAATCAAAGCCCGCTCGCCTCGATTCCCATCTGCTGGAAAGCGGGCAGCAACTTCGAGACCCATCTCGAACAGATCATCACCCAGAAGTATCTGGCCATGTTCCCCGAAGGGCAGGAAGCTTGGTCGGAGTTCCGCCGCACGGGTTATCCGCGCATCCTGCCGGTCCTCGTCAACAACAGTGGCGGCAAGATCAGCACCTCCAAGCAGATCCGCCGCCTGAACTACCCCTCGACGGAGTACAGCACCAACGCCGAAGCCGTCGCAACGGCCACGCACACACTCAACAGCGAATCGTCGAACCCCACGGGCGACAACGGCGGCACGAGCGTATGGTGGGACAAGAACCCAAGATTATAA
- a CDS encoding glycoside hydrolase family 18, which produces MKKTITTLAVIFAVCAGFTACDTDAEPLNLQPAYKYSEEYYANLRAYKDTFKERSLCFVWFSDYDQSYSMAYRFAGLPDSVDICSLWGGYPDPVKNPLAYKEMWEMRNKKGTRLVMPTIIRIMENDNFANFGLTYEDMVNQTTTIDPDGVYPDWCVLYGNHLLKDVWEYGIDGLDLDYEPESSDERNYGIYGDRMTLFVQYLGQFIGPMSPNPEKLLIVDGHTPPAETEPYLDYYVKQNYGSSSVSFTSTFPYEKQVFTENIGAYWQTGGGMEAQAAAKAPEGHFKGGFGAFFCLRDYHTSDSGADKEIPYGHLRRAIQLQNPAVTK; this is translated from the coding sequence ATGAAAAAGACAATAACGACCCTTGCCGTCATATTTGCGGTATGCGCCGGATTTACGGCATGCGACACGGACGCCGAGCCGCTGAACCTGCAGCCGGCTTACAAATACTCGGAAGAATATTACGCCAACCTGCGCGCCTACAAGGATACCTTCAAGGAACGCTCGCTCTGCTTCGTATGGTTCTCGGACTACGACCAGAGCTACTCGATGGCTTACCGCTTCGCGGGGCTTCCCGACAGCGTGGACATCTGCTCGCTCTGGGGCGGCTACCCCGATCCGGTCAAGAATCCGCTGGCCTACAAGGAGATGTGGGAGATGCGCAACAAGAAGGGCACCCGGCTGGTGATGCCCACGATCATCCGAATCATGGAGAACGACAACTTCGCCAACTTCGGACTCACGTACGAAGACATGGTCAATCAGACGACCACGATCGACCCCGACGGCGTTTATCCCGACTGGTGCGTGCTCTACGGCAACCACCTGCTCAAAGACGTATGGGAGTACGGCATCGACGGGTTGGATCTCGACTACGAGCCGGAATCCTCGGACGAACGCAACTACGGAATCTACGGCGATCGCATGACCCTGTTCGTGCAGTATCTCGGCCAGTTCATCGGCCCGATGTCGCCCAACCCCGAAAAACTGCTGATCGTGGACGGACACACCCCGCCCGCAGAGACGGAGCCTTACCTCGACTACTATGTGAAACAGAACTACGGCAGCAGCAGCGTCTCCTTCACCTCGACGTTCCCCTATGAGAAGCAGGTATTCACGGAGAACATCGGCGCCTATTGGCAGACCGGCGGCGGCATGGAGGCGCAGGCGGCGGCCAAGGCCCCGGAAGGCCATTTCAAGGGCGGTTTCGGCGCATTCTTCTGCCTGCGCGACTACCACACTTCCGATTCGGGCGCCGACAAGGAGATACCCTACGGCCACCTGCGCCGCGCGATTCAGCTGCAGAACCCTGCCGTAACGAAATAA
- a CDS encoding BT_3987 domain-containing protein: MKNITKYILAAAAAFSSLTACQEFEDFDKTIDGTPGLVYVQTGTENLYTIRVVHKPTGSTGEFFTEFPVRCNTTRHAGVKATFVYDASLVESYNAEHKTSYAALPAEYLTLENTTLTVPENATASADSVKVTLTGNLSLLTERNYLAPLRIKAEGIDASEVMGAVYVAVATEINLIRAIESTDDMVGFTATGRSAWTADCGNYANLFDGSTSTSVDFPEQYGNVLNIDMKEPQLVTGLCLGYGSVPSVSIEYSADGETFSQAGTPVSGEYVTSGSRMYAAFYGHIEARYLRLTIGFSSSWSKTLSEIDIYKIDSEDPTVYAVTGTENLITGKITHRQTGSTSDVNASFSAYATVASTSGYTVSVAADNSLVAAYNTAHDTSYAALSAEYLQLDNSTLTIAAGAYKSEGEVTVSLKGDLTRLGDLNGYLAPLKLSSSGAGTSAGRGVVYLAVKVEQNKIRPITSVDDMVGFPAAGRTAWTADCPDYANLFDGSASTRTNFTDQNDNVVTIDMKSTHMVTGIDLNSAGISSVSFEYSTDGQTFLTAGTPASNEYATSGSDRYIAFYDYLEARYLRLTISFSSSWSKYISEFNIYEIESDEPTVYAMCGSDNVLTGAIAHTPGGSFNGLNAAFNVYCTVSSASGYSVSATADNSLIAAYNSANGTSYAALPDGHLLLENNPCAIGPNNNKSDGQIKASLTGDLTGLTNAKGYLVPLKLSAQDAVTSSSRGVVYLVITPAEELFRKNFTVADITGALVADRSGWSITGGDYHSGSWPEVIDDSTDTFMRPWGSPIMFTITFDKEYEMTGLRITARTDNASYQNYQPNAITIEYSLNGEDYTELGTAASADGSLLKNVPSSYVALYGSQKMKYIRITASYGSNMGVGDFNIYAK, encoded by the coding sequence ATGAAAAATATCACGAAATACATACTCGCGGCCGCAGCGGCGTTCTCGTCGCTCACGGCGTGTCAGGAGTTCGAAGACTTCGACAAGACCATCGACGGCACTCCGGGACTGGTTTACGTCCAGACCGGCACGGAAAACCTCTACACGATCCGGGTCGTACACAAGCCCACCGGCTCGACCGGCGAATTCTTCACCGAATTCCCCGTCCGCTGCAACACCACGCGCCATGCGGGCGTCAAGGCGACCTTCGTCTACGACGCTTCGCTGGTCGAGAGCTACAATGCCGAGCACAAGACCTCGTATGCGGCGCTGCCCGCCGAGTACCTGACGCTCGAAAACACGACGCTGACCGTGCCTGAAAACGCGACGGCATCGGCCGACTCGGTCAAGGTGACGCTCACGGGCAACCTCTCGCTGCTGACCGAACGCAACTACTTGGCGCCGCTGCGCATCAAGGCCGAGGGCATCGACGCCAGCGAAGTCATGGGAGCGGTCTATGTGGCCGTAGCGACCGAGATCAACCTCATCCGCGCCATCGAATCCACCGACGACATGGTCGGCTTCACCGCCACGGGCCGCAGCGCGTGGACGGCCGACTGCGGCAATTACGCCAATCTGTTCGACGGCAGCACTTCGACGTCGGTCGATTTTCCGGAACAGTACGGCAACGTGCTCAATATCGACATGAAAGAGCCGCAACTGGTGACCGGACTCTGTCTGGGATACGGCTCCGTGCCCTCGGTGTCGATCGAATACAGCGCCGACGGCGAGACGTTCTCGCAGGCCGGAACTCCCGTATCGGGCGAATACGTGACGAGCGGCTCCCGAATGTACGCCGCATTCTACGGACATATCGAAGCCCGCTACCTGCGGCTGACCATCGGCTTTTCGAGCAGCTGGAGCAAAACCCTTTCCGAAATCGACATCTACAAGATCGACAGCGAAGATCCGACCGTCTATGCCGTAACCGGCACGGAAAACCTCATCACGGGTAAAATCACGCACCGGCAGACCGGTTCGACCAGCGACGTGAACGCTTCGTTCAGCGCATATGCGACGGTAGCTTCGACGAGCGGCTACACGGTGTCGGTCGCAGCCGACAACTCGCTGGTCGCCGCTTACAACACGGCCCACGACACTTCGTACGCGGCGCTTTCAGCCGAATACCTGCAACTGGACAACAGCACGCTGACGATCGCCGCCGGGGCTTACAAATCCGAAGGCGAAGTGACGGTTTCGCTCAAGGGCGACCTGACACGGCTGGGTGACCTCAACGGTTATCTCGCGCCGCTGAAACTCTCCTCTTCGGGCGCCGGCACCAGCGCCGGCCGCGGCGTGGTCTATCTGGCCGTGAAAGTCGAGCAAAACAAGATCCGCCCCATCACGTCGGTAGACGACATGGTCGGATTCCCCGCCGCAGGCCGCACCGCATGGACGGCCGACTGCCCGGATTACGCCAACCTGTTCGACGGCAGCGCCTCGACGCGGACCAACTTCACCGACCAGAACGACAACGTGGTGACCATCGACATGAAATCGACGCATATGGTGACCGGCATCGACCTCAACAGTGCAGGCATCTCGTCCGTTTCGTTCGAATACAGCACCGACGGACAGACCTTCCTGACGGCCGGCACTCCCGCATCGAACGAATACGCGACGTCGGGTTCCGACCGCTACATCGCCTTCTACGACTACCTCGAAGCCCGCTACCTGCGCCTGACCATCAGTTTCTCAAGCAGCTGGAGCAAGTACATCAGCGAATTCAACATCTATGAGATCGAGAGCGACGAACCCACGGTCTACGCCATGTGCGGCAGCGACAACGTGCTGACGGGCGCCATAGCCCACACGCCGGGCGGTTCGTTCAACGGACTCAACGCGGCGTTCAACGTCTACTGCACGGTATCCTCGGCAAGCGGATATTCGGTATCGGCAACGGCCGACAACTCGCTGATCGCAGCCTACAACTCGGCCAACGGCACCTCTTACGCCGCACTTCCCGACGGGCATCTGCTGCTGGAGAACAACCCCTGCGCCATCGGCCCGAACAACAACAAGTCCGACGGACAAATCAAGGCCTCACTCACGGGCGACCTGACGGGCCTGACCAATGCCAAAGGCTATCTCGTGCCGCTGAAACTCTCGGCGCAAGACGCGGTGACCAGCAGCAGCCGCGGCGTGGTCTACCTCGTCATCACCCCGGCGGAAGAGCTTTTCCGCAAGAACTTCACCGTGGCCGACATCACGGGCGCGCTCGTGGCCGACCGTTCGGGCTGGAGCATCACCGGCGGCGATTACCACAGCGGAAGCTGGCCGGAGGTAATCGACGACAGCACGGACACCTTCATGCGTCCGTGGGGAAGCCCCATCATGTTTACGATAACCTTCGACAAAGAGTACGAGATGACGGGACTCCGCATCACGGCCCGCACGGACAACGCATCGTATCAGAACTACCAGCCCAACGCCATAACCATCGAATACAGTCTCAACGGCGAAGACTACACCGAACTCGGCACGGCGGCCAGCGCCGACGGCAGTCTGCTGAAAAACGTCCCCTCGTCCTATGTCGCGCTCTACGGTTCGCAGAAGATGAAGTACATCCGTATCACGGCATCGTACGGCAGCAACATGGGCGTCGGCGACTTCAACATTTACGCAAAATAA
- a CDS encoding DUF1735 and LamG domain-containing protein, translated as MKFNHILSGLALSAAVLAAGCQKSLEYSDVVYFTGTENSNITNMYVDGPSSMGVTVTSSCKMAADVQVALAVDAAAVDAYNALHGTDYRMLPAGSYRLSDDAVTIAEGTNVSTPSSFEIVSMDDFDEGAHYCVPLKITGTSNGMGVLEASRTQYIFISQITTTRGINLKNSWYITMDGMVDDPALKDLPACTMEIRMYANGWRTSGHMISSLIGVEENFLLRVGDESIKNPAQLQLAGRGTSITAPNALSLGRWYHIAVVDNGSEMTIYIDGNAEISVDSSSSKAINLGFYYNSPFAIGMSAADVRYFNGYVSEARVWKRALTPTELKNNQCYVDPATAEGLIGYWRLDQVEDDGRTFTDLSGNGYHGKASSNPIWTGEIKCPVVD; from the coding sequence ATGAAATTCAATCATATTCTTTCCGGATTGGCGCTCTCCGCGGCCGTACTGGCCGCCGGCTGCCAGAAATCGCTGGAATATTCCGACGTGGTCTATTTCACGGGCACCGAGAATTCGAACATCACCAACATGTACGTCGACGGTCCTTCGTCCATGGGCGTCACCGTCACCTCCTCGTGCAAGATGGCGGCCGACGTGCAGGTTGCGCTGGCGGTCGATGCCGCGGCCGTCGATGCCTATAACGCCCTGCACGGCACGGACTACCGGATGCTGCCCGCCGGCAGCTACCGGCTCTCCGACGACGCAGTAACCATCGCCGAAGGCACCAACGTCTCGACGCCCTCCTCGTTCGAAATCGTCTCCATGGACGATTTCGACGAAGGCGCACACTACTGCGTACCGCTGAAGATCACGGGCACCTCGAACGGCATGGGCGTTCTGGAAGCGTCGAGAACGCAGTATATCTTCATCAGCCAGATCACCACCACGCGCGGCATCAACCTGAAGAACAGCTGGTATATAACCATGGACGGCATGGTGGACGATCCCGCGCTGAAAGATCTGCCGGCCTGCACGATGGAAATCCGCATGTATGCCAACGGCTGGAGAACTTCGGGACATATGATCTCGTCGCTGATCGGCGTCGAGGAGAACTTCCTGCTGCGCGTCGGCGACGAGAGCATCAAGAATCCCGCGCAGTTGCAGCTCGCCGGACGAGGAACGTCGATCACGGCTCCGAACGCCCTGAGTCTGGGACGCTGGTACCACATCGCCGTGGTGGACAACGGCTCCGAAATGACGATCTACATCGACGGCAACGCCGAAATCAGCGTAGACTCGTCAAGCAGCAAGGCCATCAATCTCGGATTCTACTACAACAGTCCGTTCGCCATCGGCATGTCCGCCGCCGACGTCCGTTACTTCAACGGTTACGTCAGCGAGGCGCGGGTGTGGAAACGCGCCCTGACGCCCACCGAACTCAAGAACAACCAGTGCTACGTCGATCCGGCCACCGCCGAAGGGCTTATCGGCTACTGGCGTCTGGATCAGGTCGAAGACGACGGTAGGACGTTTACCGACCTCTCCGGCAACGGATACCACGGCAAGGCTTCGTCGAATCCCATCTGGACCGGCGAAATCAAGTGCCCCGTCGTAGACTAA
- a CDS encoding DUF1573 domain-containing protein, whose product MRILKAMALIATILAPQVAPAANPRLLRFEEPVKNLGKVAETDGTVQLRFEYTNIADKEVTLLDVHTQCGCAQPAFSRKPVKPGDKGIVEVTFDPKDRYGDFSIGLTVIAGNGNYRKFNTLVVKGYVISRIPEAEIRYPYALSAALRADNRAIGMRQLSRSDPKRTRQLRLLNTSAKTLRLAYRTDSGHLALSGPGEIAPGKEAVLEFTLDPRNMPDGQFVLKCTVSTQDEEIPVEVKGQIVGR is encoded by the coding sequence ATGCGCATCCTCAAGGCGATGGCTCTCATCGCGACAATACTGGCTCCGCAGGTGGCTCCTGCCGCCAATCCGCGCCTGCTGCGCTTCGAAGAGCCGGTGAAGAATCTGGGAAAGGTAGCCGAAACGGACGGAACGGTACAACTGCGCTTCGAATACACGAACATCGCCGACAAGGAGGTGACGCTGCTCGACGTGCATACCCAATGCGGCTGTGCGCAACCCGCATTCAGCCGCAAGCCGGTAAAGCCGGGCGACAAAGGAATCGTCGAAGTGACTTTCGACCCCAAAGACCGATACGGGGATTTTTCCATCGGGCTGACGGTCATCGCGGGCAACGGCAATTACCGGAAATTCAACACGCTGGTCGTCAAGGGCTACGTAATCAGCCGGATTCCCGAAGCCGAAATCAGGTATCCCTATGCACTCTCCGCGGCGCTGCGCGCCGACAACAGGGCGATCGGCATGCGGCAGCTGAGCCGCAGCGACCCCAAACGCACACGGCAGCTCCGGCTGCTGAACACTTCCGCGAAAACCTTGCGGCTGGCTTACCGGACTGACAGCGGACACCTCGCCCTGTCGGGTCCCGGCGAAATCGCCCCCGGCAAGGAAGCGGTGCTGGAATTCACGCTCGATCCCCGAAACATGCCGGACGGACAATTCGTCCTGAAATGCACCGTCAGCACGCAGGACGAAGAGATCCCGGTAGAGGTCAAGGGACAGATCGTCGGCCGGTAG